The Deinococcus sonorensis KR-87 genome includes a window with the following:
- a CDS encoding DUF402 domain-containing protein: MPTGHQETVTAPPSEQSIQAVPCTAAHLSSPASPLAHPIKTERHDTQQLIHHTNTGPRPVDRYVEHQDGLYVARRFIAHPRIRYWQAHLLPRLGIQLCRYDFHGERAHDYYIDVAHISQEQGVWAVRDRYLDVLVWEGLCAEVVDTDELLAAHACSYIGTQELHATMNVAHRVLNALARHAYDVPAWLRAEGVHLTWEAQPQEATV; encoded by the coding sequence ATGCCGACGGGTCACCAGGAGACGGTCACGGCGCCACCAAGCGAGCAGTCCATTCAAGCGGTGCCCTGCACCGCCGCTCACCTGAGCAGCCCCGCCTCCCCTCTGGCTCACCCGATCAAGACCGAGCGACACGACACCCAGCAGCTGATCCACCACACCAACACCGGCCCACGGCCGGTGGACCGCTATGTGGAGCACCAGGACGGCCTGTACGTGGCCCGCCGCTTCATTGCGCACCCGCGCATCCGCTACTGGCAGGCGCACCTGCTTCCCCGGCTCGGCATCCAGCTGTGCCGCTACGACTTTCACGGCGAGCGCGCCCACGACTACTACATTGACGTGGCGCACATCAGCCAGGAGCAGGGCGTGTGGGCGGTGCGCGACCGCTACCTGGACGTGCTGGTGTGGGAGGGCCTGTGCGCCGAGGTGGTGGACACCGACGAACTGCTGGCCGCCCACGCTTGCAGCTATATCGGCACCCAGGAACTGCACGCCACCATGAACGTGGCCCACCGGGTGCTGAACGCGCTGGCCCGGCACGCCTACGACGTGCCGGCCTGGCTGCGCGCCGAGGGCGTCCATCTGACCTGGGAGGCGCAGCCGCAGGAAGCCACCGTCTGA
- a CDS encoding DUF1304 family protein encodes MVLWTALRTRAALGTTPEVAQATHVLDNGFLVVGLVWSLLALPPLARPLRLFFSGGVRVAGLYGGATVLPRIHAVQVQCCAAGPGLRV; translated from the coding sequence ATGGTGCTTTGGACAGCCCTGCGGACCCGCGCCGCCCTTGGCACCACGCCGGAGGTTGCCCAGGCCACCCACGTGCTGGACAACGGCTTTCTGGTGGTGGGCCTGGTGTGGTCGCTGCTGGCTCTGCCGCCGCTGGCCCGGCCGCTGCGGCTTTTCTTCTCCGGCGGCGTGAGAGTGGCGGGGCTGTACGGTGGCGCCACCGTGTTGCCGCGCATCCATGCAGTGCAGGTGCAGTGTTGCGCTGCTGGACCCGGCCTGAGGGTGTAA
- a CDS encoding ABC transporter ATP-binding protein, producing the protein MIEVQEFGKRYGRHDAVQRLSFTVAPGQLFGLLGSNGAGKTTTIRALVGLTRPSRGQVRVHGHDVWRDPLRAKASFGYIPDRPHLYGKLTGRETLRFVAGLHRLPDPEREIDRWLEYFRLSAFGNELTETYSHGMRQKLVIIAALLPQCPVLIVDEPMVGLDPQAARQVRELFRDYADRGRTVLLTTHSLPLAEAVCDRLVVLDQGRVLGEGSMDQLRAQTGTVQGGVSGDSLERVFFRLLEEEQRRQATETPAGPA; encoded by the coding sequence ATGATCGAGGTGCAGGAGTTCGGCAAGCGTTACGGCCGCCACGACGCGGTGCAGCGCCTGAGCTTCACGGTGGCGCCGGGGCAGCTCTTCGGGCTGCTCGGCAGCAATGGGGCCGGCAAGACCACCACCATCCGAGCGTTGGTGGGCCTGACCCGGCCCAGCCGGGGGCAGGTGCGGGTACACGGCCACGACGTGTGGCGCGACCCGCTGCGGGCCAAGGCCAGCTTCGGGTACATTCCGGACCGCCCGCACCTGTACGGCAAGCTGACCGGCCGCGAGACGCTGCGCTTCGTGGCGGGGCTGCACCGGCTGCCGGACCCGGAGCGCGAGATTGACCGCTGGCTGGAATACTTCCGGCTCTCGGCGTTCGGCAACGAGCTGACCGAGACCTACTCGCACGGCATGCGGCAGAAGCTCGTCATCATTGCGGCGCTGCTGCCCCAGTGCCCGGTGCTGATCGTGGACGAGCCGATGGTGGGCCTGGACCCGCAGGCGGCCCGTCAGGTGCGCGAGCTGTTCCGCGACTACGCCGACCGGGGCCGCACGGTGCTGCTCACCACCCATAGCCTGCCGCTGGCCGAGGCGGTGTGTGACCGGCTGGTGGTGCTGGATCAGGGCCGGGTGCTGGGCGAGGGCAGCATGGATCAGCTGCGCGCCCAGACCGGCACGGTGCAGGGCGGCGTGAGTGGCGACAGCCTGGAGCGGGTGTTCTTCCGGCTGCTGGAGGAGGAGCAGCGCCGGCAGGCGACCGAAACTCCAGCAGGTCCGGCGTGA
- a CDS encoding putative ABC transporter permease subunit yields MNLLALKLRGLWNALRRGPRAGFVLLALLGALLVWAEVGGTVRALTFLGGFGFIGLGVFRRVLETGLLVLLSGVTFSAVTTAISTLYLSEDLNFLLALPLPVRRVFGLKVLETFLAAALVPTLLTVPLLVGLGLYRAAPAWFYPLAVLVSVLVYALPVGLGALLAVLLMRLAPVDRVREVATALGVLISAALVWALRSLHPERLLSRAADPAQLDGVLRELSGGGGSLAWPQAWAAETMWQAALGHLSPALWPLLLVTPGLLLLATLLAGHAYQAGWARQQSSARLRLDAATRPPNRLEQLAGRLGVSGLLAARDLQLTRRDPTQWSQLLVLVALAAVYLVSIRSLPLPPIPQFRGILGYVQLAFQGFVVAGVGVRLAFPAISLEGRAYWLLRTSPLTAWQLVRAKYVALLPVMLALSLTLAGSSAALLGLGPLLLLASLLIGAASALLITALGVGLGAALPRFTADNPAEIGFSAGGLIYTLLGLLTSLLLLALLARPAYLSVALPGLYPGLSALWTGWGLGGLLALLLFTLLGSWGALRWGAARLDRLE; encoded by the coding sequence GTGAATCTGCTGGCCCTGAAGCTGCGCGGGCTGTGGAATGCCCTGCGGCGCGGCCCCCGGGCCGGCTTCGTGCTGCTGGCGCTGCTGGGAGCGCTGCTCGTGTGGGCCGAGGTCGGCGGCACCGTGCGGGCGCTGACCTTCCTGGGCGGCTTCGGGTTCATCGGGCTGGGGGTGTTCCGGCGGGTGCTGGAGACCGGGCTGCTGGTGCTGCTGTCGGGTGTGACCTTCTCGGCCGTCACCACCGCCATCAGCACCCTGTACCTTTCCGAGGACCTGAACTTCCTGCTGGCCCTGCCGCTGCCGGTGCGGCGGGTGTTCGGGCTGAAGGTGCTGGAGACCTTCCTGGCGGCGGCGCTGGTGCCTACGCTGCTGACGGTGCCGCTGCTGGTGGGCCTGGGGCTCTACCGCGCCGCGCCCGCGTGGTTCTACCCGCTGGCCGTGCTGGTGAGCGTGCTGGTCTATGCGCTGCCTGTCGGGCTGGGCGCGCTGCTGGCGGTGCTGCTGATGCGGCTGGCCCCGGTGGACCGGGTGCGTGAGGTGGCCACCGCGCTGGGCGTGCTGATCAGTGCGGCACTGGTGTGGGCGCTGCGATCGCTGCACCCGGAACGGCTGCTGTCGCGCGCCGCCGACCCGGCCCAGCTGGACGGCGTGCTGCGCGAGCTGTCGGGCGGCGGGGGCAGCCTCGCCTGGCCGCAGGCCTGGGCCGCCGAGACGATGTGGCAGGCAGCGCTGGGCCACCTCAGCCCGGCGCTGTGGCCGCTGCTGCTGGTCACGCCGGGCCTGCTGCTGCTGGCCACCCTGCTGGCCGGACACGCGTATCAGGCCGGCTGGGCCCGTCAGCAGAGCAGCGCGCGCCTGCGGCTGGACGCGGCCACCCGGCCCCCGAACCGGCTGGAACAGCTGGCGGGCCGGCTGGGAGTGAGCGGCCTGCTGGCGGCCCGCGACCTGCAGCTGACCCGCCGCGACCCCACCCAGTGGAGCCAGCTGCTGGTGCTGGTGGCGCTGGCGGCGGTGTACCTGGTGAGCATCCGCAGCCTGCCGTTGCCGCCCATTCCGCAGTTCCGGGGCATCCTGGGGTACGTGCAGCTGGCGTTTCAGGGCTTCGTGGTGGCGGGGGTGGGGGTGCGGCTGGCGTTTCCGGCCATCAGCCTGGAGGGCCGCGCCTACTGGCTGCTGCGCACCTCGCCGCTGACCGCGTGGCAGCTGGTGCGCGCCAAGTATGTGGCGCTGCTGCCGGTGATGCTGGCGCTCAGCCTGACGCTGGCCGGCAGCAGCGCCGCCCTGCTGGGCCTGGGGCCGCTGCTGCTGCTGGCCTCGCTGCTGATCGGGGCCGCCAGTGCCCTGCTGATCACCGCGCTGGGGGTGGGGCTGGGGGCCGCCCTGCCGCGCTTCACCGCCGACAACCCGGCAGAGATCGGCTTCTCGGCTGGCGGGCTGATCTACACGCTGCTGGGCCTGCTGACCAGCCTGCTGCTGCTGGCGCTGCTGGCCCGCCCCGCCTACCTGAGCGTGGCGCTGCCGGGCCTGTATCCGGGCCTGAGCGCCCTCTGGACCGGCTGGGGGCTGGGCGGCCTGCTGGCGTTGCTGCTCTTCACCCTGCTGGGCAGCTGGGGCGCGCTGCGCTGGGGCGCGGCGCGGCTGGACCGGCTGGAGTAG
- a CDS encoding asparaginase: MNEQESAATPSGPPQRLALIHTGGTIASRPDPAGQGLTPQHAPPLPGLPGVTVQTHQPFSLPSPHITPQHMNTLRDLLGGLKDVDGAVVTHGTDTLEETAFFLHLTLATDVPVVLTGSMRHAEEVSWDGPGNLRDAAQLALHPQSQGRGPLVVFGGDVFDARTVTKVHTSAVDAFGGYPGPIGRIDQGPDGPAVRYFAGPEPRPLYAPRQLDARVEVLYAYAGWQGEGYAEAEQRADGLVIAALGTGNLPPQLLPLIQATDKPVVIATRTHAGPVLPVYGYPGGGATLQRAGAIPASFLNAHKARLLLLILLSEGRSVPEIRQVFAGGLF, translated from the coding sequence GCTACGCCCTCCGGTCCACCGCAGCGGCTGGCCCTGATTCATACCGGCGGCACCATCGCCAGCCGTCCGGACCCGGCGGGTCAGGGGCTGACACCTCAGCACGCCCCTCCCCTGCCCGGGCTGCCGGGCGTGACGGTGCAGACGCACCAGCCGTTCAGCCTGCCCAGCCCGCACATCACGCCGCAGCACATGAATACGTTGCGCGACCTGCTGGGCGGGCTGAAGGACGTGGACGGCGCGGTGGTCACGCACGGCACTGACACGCTGGAAGAAACGGCCTTCTTTCTGCACCTGACGCTGGCCACCGACGTTCCGGTAGTGCTGACCGGCAGCATGCGCCACGCCGAGGAGGTGTCGTGGGACGGCCCCGGCAACCTGCGCGACGCCGCGCAGCTGGCCCTGCACCCGCAGAGCCAGGGGCGCGGGCCGCTGGTGGTGTTCGGCGGGGACGTCTTTGACGCCCGCACCGTCACCAAGGTCCACACCAGCGCCGTGGACGCGTTTGGCGGCTATCCCGGTCCCATCGGCCGCATTGACCAGGGGCCGGACGGGCCGGCGGTGCGCTACTTCGCCGGCCCGGAGCCGCGCCCGCTGTACGCCCCGCGCCAGCTGGACGCGCGGGTGGAGGTGCTGTACGCCTACGCCGGCTGGCAGGGCGAGGGCTACGCCGAGGCCGAGCAGCGGGCCGACGGGCTGGTGATCGCGGCGCTGGGCACCGGCAACCTGCCGCCCCAGCTGCTGCCGCTGATCCAGGCGACAGACAAGCCGGTGGTGATCGCCACCCGCACCCACGCGGGGCCGGTGCTGCCGGTCTACGGCTATCCGGGCGGCGGCGCCACCCTGCAGCGGGCCGGCGCGATTCCGGCGTCGTTCCTGAACGCCCACAAGGCGCGGCTGCTGCTGCTGATCCTGCTCTCGGAGGGCCGCAGTGTGCCGGAGATCCGGCAGGTGTTCGCAGGCGGCCTGTTCTGA